A stretch of Chelativorans sp. AA-79 DNA encodes these proteins:
- a CDS encoding LysR family transcriptional regulator has protein sequence MRLLISRHLENFLALYDARNMHVAAERKGVSQPALTKSLKLLESELGMELFLRTSRGLEPTDAGNILYLHARAIDQEARFAGLDVQELHQNLGGHIRIGVGQVLAVSTFPQVLVAFHMQFPKVQATVETGISTQLVDALVNERLDVVVAALPEVPLPERFAATPLFKSDMVVICRQGHPLRSRKTTSLRELSRYGRVGFVEDREFEKKSRHMLGSRAERLQPVLQTSSLSIMFGILVATDYYAIVSEMILPRARRESLDQLPVEEGLWQLDIDIMCKSSLMASQPIRTIREALLTSARDHNA, from the coding sequence TTGCGGCTTCTGATCTCACGCCATCTCGAGAACTTTCTTGCCCTTTACGATGCGCGGAACATGCATGTGGCCGCGGAACGGAAAGGGGTAAGTCAACCCGCGCTGACGAAAAGCTTGAAGCTTTTGGAGAGCGAGCTCGGCATGGAGCTGTTTCTGCGCACGAGCCGTGGGCTTGAGCCCACGGACGCCGGGAACATCCTTTACCTGCACGCCCGCGCCATCGACCAAGAGGCGCGCTTTGCGGGGCTGGACGTCCAGGAACTGCACCAGAATCTTGGAGGTCATATCAGGATCGGTGTCGGGCAGGTCCTGGCGGTCAGCACGTTCCCGCAGGTTCTCGTTGCCTTCCACATGCAGTTTCCCAAAGTTCAGGCGACCGTCGAAACCGGTATCTCGACCCAATTGGTGGACGCTCTGGTGAACGAGAGACTGGATGTCGTCGTCGCCGCCTTGCCGGAAGTGCCATTGCCGGAGCGTTTCGCCGCGACTCCCTTGTTCAAGAGCGACATGGTGGTGATCTGCCGCCAGGGGCACCCTCTGCGCTCACGGAAGACGACGTCGCTCCGCGAGTTGTCGCGATACGGAAGGGTCGGGTTCGTCGAAGATCGGGAATTTGAAAAGAAGTCCCGACATATGCTCGGTTCGCGGGCCGAAAGGCTGCAGCCCGTTCTTCAGACAAGCTCGTTGAGCATTATGTTCGGAATCTTGGTCGCGACGGATTATTACGCCATTGTCAGCGAGATGATATTGCCGCGCGCGAGACGCGAGAGCCTCGATCAGCTCCCTGTCGAGGAGGGCTTGTGGCAGTTGGACATCGATATCATGTGCAAGTCATCCTTGATGGCGTCGCAGCCGATCAGAACCATCAGGGAAGCCCTGCTCACAAGCGCTCGCGATCACAATGCGTGA
- a CDS encoding magnesium transporter, translating to MCFRIYSINIPFSALPVIETDGRLVGVVARTAVDVAALERAESEGLRRYGIVGDELRSMPLTVRARRRLAWLSANIVLNVMAASVISAYEETLAAVIAIAIFLPMVSDMSGCSGNQAVAVTMRELSLGLVRSIDMVRVWFKEASVGLINGAALGLLIGIVAWVWKGNVYLGIVIGVALALNTLISVSIGGVVPLLLKRIGQDPAVASSPLLTTITDMAGFFLVLSLASAMMPYLV from the coding sequence ATGTGCTTCAGGATCTATTCGATAAATATCCCTTTCTCGGCCTTACCAGTCATCGAGACCGATGGTCGGCTCGTCGGGGTTGTTGCACGAACCGCTGTGGATGTCGCTGCATTGGAGCGTGCGGAATCTGAAGGGTTGCGGCGCTACGGCATCGTCGGAGATGAGCTCAGGTCGATGCCGCTGACGGTGCGCGCCCGACGTCGACTTGCCTGGCTCTCGGCAAATATCGTCTTGAACGTCATGGCGGCAAGCGTCATTTCGGCATATGAGGAAACATTGGCCGCCGTTATCGCCATAGCAATTTTCCTGCCCATGGTTTCCGATATGAGCGGGTGCTCCGGAAACCAGGCCGTCGCCGTTACAATGAGAGAACTGTCGCTCGGTCTTGTTCGGTCAATCGACATGGTCCGGGTCTGGTTCAAGGAGGCGTCCGTCGGCCTTATCAACGGCGCAGCACTCGGCTTGCTGATTGGGATCGTCGCGTGGGTTTGGAAGGGAAACGTTTATTTGGGGATCGTCATAGGGGTGGCGCTGGCGCTGAATACGCTCATTTCCGTCTCGATCGGCGGAGTGGTGCCGCTGCTGTTGAAGCGCATTGGACAAGATCCTGCGGTGGCGAGTAGCCCGTTGCTCACCACGATCACCGATATGGCGGGATTTTTCCTGGTTCTGAGCCTGGCAAGCGCGATGATGCCCTACCTGGTCTGA
- a CDS encoding formylglycine-generating enzyme family protein — protein MNIPVNQGKETVRALAADEKRSCCNLPQRRVNAMSAEQRDSTSSFPFGRSANIIRVRGGRSFVGTNAPKIPEDGEGPERAVVLTDFALEAEAVTVRRFAEFIEATGYVTEAERFGWSAVFFGDADHLKAARAAGAELPWWHRVDGACWRQPEGPGSCVDERQDHPVTQVSWNDAIAFATWVGGRLPSEAEWEHAARGGSLRRRFPWGDKEPDDTTIFYNIWQGRFPEENTVCDGYERTAPTRSFEPNSLGFYNLCGNAWEWTKDAFRVRSMSKQARQCNAHALMHSEKVLKGGSFLCHASYCYRYRIAARMALSPDSAVSNAGFRVAYDVQQQADIYE, from the coding sequence ATGAATATTCCGGTCAATCAGGGGAAGGAAACCGTCAGAGCACTTGCCGCAGATGAGAAGCGCAGCTGCTGTAACCTGCCGCAGCGGCGTGTAAATGCCATGTCAGCAGAGCAGAGGGATAGTACTTCCTCGTTTCCCTTCGGAAGGTCCGCAAATATAATCCGCGTTCGCGGTGGCAGGAGTTTTGTTGGGACGAACGCGCCGAAAATACCTGAGGATGGGGAAGGGCCCGAGCGTGCCGTAGTACTTACCGATTTCGCACTGGAGGCAGAAGCAGTAACCGTGAGACGGTTTGCTGAATTCATCGAGGCGACCGGCTATGTCACAGAGGCAGAGCGTTTCGGTTGGTCGGCTGTGTTTTTTGGCGACGCCGATCATCTCAAGGCGGCCCGGGCTGCCGGAGCAGAACTGCCATGGTGGCATCGGGTGGACGGTGCTTGCTGGCGACAACCTGAAGGACCGGGAAGTTGCGTCGACGAACGCCAGGATCATCCAGTGACACAAGTCTCATGGAACGACGCCATTGCTTTTGCCACCTGGGTTGGCGGGCGCTTGCCGAGCGAAGCTGAATGGGAACATGCGGCGCGAGGTGGGAGCCTGCGCCGGCGCTTCCCCTGGGGAGACAAGGAGCCGGATGACACGACCATTTTTTATAATATCTGGCAGGGCCGATTTCCTGAAGAGAATACGGTCTGTGATGGCTATGAGCGCACCGCGCCGACGAGGAGTTTCGAGCCCAATAGTCTGGGATTCTACAATTTGTGCGGCAACGCCTGGGAGTGGACGAAAGATGCTTTCCGGGTGCGTTCGATGTCCAAGCAAGCCCGGCAATGCAATGCGCATGCGCTCATGCATTCGGAAAAGGTTCTGAAAGGTGGCTCGTTCCTATGCCACGCCAGCTATTGCTACCGCTATCGCATCGCCGCACGCATGGCGCTCTCGCCCGACAGCGCTGTCAGCAATGCGGGTTTCCGCGTGGCCTACGACGTACAGCAACAGGCAGATATCTATGAGTGA
- a CDS encoding tripartite tricarboxylate transporter TctB family protein, with product MSRFREHAFDWIAWLLFASIPVVIFWQSATSLAEQGAATGGPLDNAAFYPRVIAVLMSAAVLLHGLRLLLGRVQHRTALEAAPGTRLALSLSVLFVAYLILMPYVGFHLATPILLVIMMRALGVRILQSILGSAVLWLVTSYTFEGLLNVVLPVGMLNISIFS from the coding sequence ATGTCACGCTTTCGCGAACACGCATTCGACTGGATCGCATGGCTCCTCTTCGCCTCGATTCCGGTGGTGATCTTTTGGCAGTCAGCCACATCTCTCGCCGAGCAGGGCGCTGCCACCGGAGGTCCGCTCGATAACGCCGCCTTCTATCCCCGTGTGATCGCTGTCCTGATGAGTGCTGCCGTGCTTCTGCACGGCTTACGCCTGCTGCTCGGACGTGTGCAGCATCGCACGGCGCTCGAGGCTGCACCCGGGACACGGCTTGCGCTGAGCCTTTCCGTTCTCTTCGTCGCTTATCTCATCCTCATGCCATATGTAGGATTCCATCTGGCGACGCCGATCCTGCTGGTCATCATGATGCGTGCTCTCGGTGTGAGGATCTTGCAGTCGATCCTGGGAAGCGCCGTTCTCTGGCTGGTCACCTCCTACACCTTCGAGGGGCTTCTCAACGTCGTGCTGCCCGTCGGGATGCTGAACATCTCCATCTTCAGTTGA
- a CDS encoding ATP-binding protein: MTMIETLTSLLERTLGPGIKIRRVLQPELGRIFIDANQLEMAVLNLAMNARDAMAGNGILTIVTSNDPGDLDDDVPETSFVRVTVTDNGCGMSKEVLAHVFDPFFTTKGDGQGTGLGLSQVYGFITQSGGHVDIVSEVDKGTSVHLFLPREASRRRSSD; encoded by the coding sequence ATGACTATGATCGAAACCCTCACGTCGCTTCTGGAACGCACCTTAGGTCCAGGGATTAAGATTCGGAGGGTTTTGCAGCCGGAGCTCGGCCGGATTTTCATAGACGCCAACCAGCTCGAAATGGCGGTGCTCAACCTCGCCATGAATGCGCGAGACGCGATGGCGGGAAATGGCATTCTCACGATAGTGACGAGTAACGATCCTGGTGATCTCGACGACGACGTGCCAGAAACCTCCTTCGTTCGGGTGACTGTCACGGATAACGGGTGCGGGATGAGCAAGGAGGTACTGGCCCACGTCTTCGACCCATTCTTTACGACAAAGGGCGACGGTCAGGGAACCGGGCTTGGTCTCAGCCAGGTCTACGGCTTCATCACGCAGTCAGGAGGGCATGTCGACATTGTCAGCGAAGTCGACAAAGGGACGAGCGTGCATCTCTTCTTGCCACGCGAAGCCTCGCGGCGCCGGTCGTCTGATTAA
- a CDS encoding tripartite tricarboxylate transporter substrate binding protein — protein MRKLLSLATAMLLFAGTARAEFPDRNIENIYPWGPGATMAASQVIADAMGAELGVNISVVSTPGAAGTKAFQTALSKPADGYTIFDGYVAPLVLQPMLGKAEWTYEDFTPLWSATSNSFAIVVRKDDDRFPDFPALIAHAKENPGKLRYSPGVTDALPHMVAAKVMQTSDVVAQVVPYPEIDNAVKDLRGGVLDFIVINPGVYTTNKDEVRVLAVLSDLEDASKTYDGAPLVQGFGIDLGMKGLAPMGWSWWLVRKETPEDVVAKLQEAMGKALAREDVQQKLLDMGYVPLGYGPERYAEIVGPVADDLKSGIDAIAWEKEQLQSVK, from the coding sequence ATGAGGAAACTGCTGAGCCTCGCGACGGCGATGCTGCTGTTCGCCGGCACCGCGCGGGCTGAATTTCCCGATCGCAACATCGAGAACATCTATCCGTGGGGGCCAGGCGCCACCATGGCTGCCAGTCAGGTCATCGCCGATGCGATGGGCGCCGAACTCGGCGTGAATATCTCCGTGGTATCCACGCCGGGTGCAGCGGGCACAAAGGCATTTCAGACGGCCCTGTCGAAACCGGCAGATGGCTACACGATCTTCGACGGTTACGTGGCGCCGCTCGTGTTGCAGCCAATGCTGGGCAAAGCCGAGTGGACGTATGAGGACTTCACGCCGCTCTGGTCGGCAACGTCCAACAGCTTTGCGATCGTCGTGCGCAAGGACGACGACCGTTTCCCCGATTTTCCCGCATTGATCGCCCACGCCAAGGAAAACCCTGGCAAGCTGCGTTATTCACCGGGAGTTACGGATGCCTTGCCCCATATGGTCGCCGCGAAGGTGATGCAGACTTCGGACGTGGTGGCGCAGGTCGTTCCGTATCCCGAAATCGACAATGCAGTGAAGGATTTGCGGGGAGGAGTGCTCGACTTCATCGTCATCAATCCGGGCGTCTATACGACGAACAAGGACGAAGTGAGGGTGCTGGCTGTTCTTTCGGACCTTGAAGATGCATCCAAGACCTATGACGGCGCACCGCTCGTCCAGGGGTTCGGTATCGACCTCGGCATGAAGGGGCTCGCGCCGATGGGCTGGAGCTGGTGGCTCGTGCGCAAGGAAACGCCTGAGGATGTCGTCGCTAAACTGCAAGAGGCGATGGGCAAGGCGCTGGCGCGCGAGGATGTCCAGCAGAAGCTGCTCGATATGGGCTATGTGCCGCTTGGCTACGGACCCGAGAGATACGCGGAGATTGTCGGCCCGGTCGCGGACGATCTGAAGTCCGGCATCGATGCGATCGCCTGGGAGAAAGAGCAACTCCAGTCGGTCAAGTAG
- a CDS encoding response regulator — MSAGEDKSNTILIAEDEALVRMAIADHVRSCGFKVLEASSAAAAIAALNSDPSVRLVFSDIQMPGDMNGFSLAAWIREHFPAVKIILTSGFYDGMENAAALCDEGPLPKPYDEGFVVERIRYWLGPEQQQREIRV; from the coding sequence ATGTCCGCTGGCGAGGACAAATCGAATACAATTCTAATCGCTGAGGACGAAGCCCTTGTCCGCATGGCCATAGCGGATCATGTGCGCAGTTGCGGCTTTAAGGTGCTCGAAGCGAGCTCTGCAGCCGCGGCTATCGCCGCTCTCAATTCCGATCCTTCGGTCAGGCTCGTCTTTTCCGATATTCAAATGCCCGGCGATATGAACGGCTTTAGCCTTGCGGCGTGGATACGCGAGCACTTTCCTGCCGTCAAAATCATACTTACCTCCGGATTCTACGACGGCATGGAGAACGCTGCAGCGCTTTGCGACGAGGGGCCACTTCCCAAGCCTTATGACGAGGGCTTTGTTGTTGAACGTATCCGCTATTGGCTGGGCCCTGAGCAGCAGCAGCGCGAGATTCGGGTGTGA
- a CDS encoding sulfatase, which produces MRTIFVLFDSLNRSAMGAYGSEAVKTPNFDRFAARAVTFDKHYVGSLPCMPARRDMHAGRLNFTHRSWGPLEPFDNSFAQILKDHGVYTHLISDHLHYFEDGGHGFHTRFSSYDFIRGQEYDPWIAMVEPPVERIRVKFDERHYDPSKRDKRLQHAINREQIIEERDFPGPRCFASAFDFLDRNRHADDWFLMLECFDPHEPFHAPERFKAAYDTGYEGRILDWPHYERVVDGPEEIAEIRANYAALVAMCDEYFGKLIDYLDEHDMWKDTCIVLSTDHGFLLSEHGWWGKCRMPYYEEVSHIPLIVHHPDHTAQAGTRRRQLTQTMDLMPTFLELYGLPVPAEVTGRSILPALAEDRPLRETAVFGVFSGPIGVTDGDWVLYHYPPDIFREGLVEYTLAPAHMTAPFTVDELRTARLVPPFDFTKGVPVLGIDALKEAKRVPNNDGIGFDDLGTRLYDLRTDPRQEKPVEDGVAGARLYRELIRELRAHDTPPEVYRWYELESDETRGGTHEETAEPRDGDAAVRRHRAG; this is translated from the coding sequence ATGCGAACGATCTTTGTCCTGTTCGACTCGCTCAACCGCAGCGCGATGGGTGCCTACGGCAGCGAAGCGGTAAAGACGCCTAATTTCGACCGTTTTGCCGCGCGTGCTGTCACATTCGACAAGCATTATGTCGGCTCGTTACCATGCATGCCGGCGCGGCGCGACATGCATGCAGGTCGGCTCAATTTCACCCATCGGTCCTGGGGACCGCTCGAACCCTTCGACAACTCTTTTGCGCAGATCCTGAAGGATCACGGCGTCTACACGCATCTGATCTCCGACCACCTTCACTATTTCGAGGATGGCGGGCATGGCTTCCACACGCGTTTTTCCAGCTACGACTTCATTCGTGGCCAGGAATACGATCCCTGGATCGCGATGGTTGAGCCGCCGGTCGAGCGGATCAGGGTGAAGTTCGATGAACGCCACTACGATCCTTCCAAGCGCGACAAGCGCCTCCAGCATGCCATCAACCGTGAGCAGATCATCGAAGAGAGAGACTTCCCTGGTCCACGCTGCTTTGCATCCGCCTTCGATTTCCTTGATCGCAATCGGCATGCGGACGACTGGTTCTTGATGTTGGAGTGCTTCGATCCGCATGAGCCCTTTCACGCGCCCGAACGTTTCAAGGCGGCTTACGATACGGGCTATGAAGGGCGTATCCTCGACTGGCCGCACTATGAGCGTGTCGTGGACGGCCCCGAGGAAATCGCCGAAATCCGCGCCAACTACGCCGCACTCGTCGCCATGTGCGACGAGTATTTCGGCAAGCTCATCGACTATCTCGACGAGCACGACATGTGGAAGGACACCTGCATCGTTCTTTCCACGGATCACGGCTTCCTGCTCTCCGAGCACGGATGGTGGGGCAAATGCCGAATGCCCTATTATGAGGAGGTCTCGCATATCCCGCTGATCGTCCATCATCCGGATCACACGGCACAGGCCGGCACGCGCCGGCGACAGCTCACCCAGACGATGGACCTGATGCCGACGTTTCTTGAGCTTTATGGTTTGCCAGTGCCTGCGGAGGTCACCGGGCGAAGCATCCTCCCAGCGCTCGCCGAGGACAGGCCGCTCAGGGAAACGGCCGTCTTCGGCGTTTTTTCAGGCCCGATCGGCGTCACCGATGGCGACTGGGTGCTCTACCACTACCCGCCGGACATATTCCGCGAGGGACTGGTTGAATACACGCTGGCTCCTGCGCACATGACCGCCCCGTTCACGGTCGATGAGCTGCGGACGGCACGGCTTGTCCCGCCCTTCGACTTCACCAAAGGCGTTCCCGTGCTCGGCATCGACGCACTCAAAGAGGCGAAGCGTGTGCCGAACAATGACGGCATCGGCTTCGATGATCTGGGGACAAGGCTCTACGACCTTCGCACCGATCCTCGCCAGGAGAAACCGGTCGAGGATGGAGTAGCAGGTGCGCGACTTTATCGTGAACTGATACGGGAGCTTCGCGCCCATGACACCCCACCGGAAGTCTACCGGTGGTACGAACTCGAATCCGATGAAACCAGGGGAGGTACCCATGAGGAAACTGCTGAGCCTCGCGACGGCGATGCTGCTGTTCGCCGGCACCGCGCGGGCTGA
- a CDS encoding NAD(P)-dependent oxidoreductase has product MTNTSHVLADDVADLALWLTMGLVRRLCEADRFVREGARQNTSFPLTRSMRGLKTGILGLGHIGAALAARLELLGGEIGYHGRRRKPQVSYRYFDDLERMAEWCHVLAVSCPATKETENLVGVGVLRALGGSGILINIARGSVVEEQALVSALGDFLIGGAGLDVFANEPHVPDLLAEHPRVITLPHIGSATIETRHAMGQAMIGALRSHFRPS; this is encoded by the coding sequence ATCACCAACACCTCGCACGTGCTGGCGGACGACGTTGCGGACCTCGCACTCTGGCTGACAATGGGGTTGGTGCGGCGACTGTGCGAAGCAGATAGGTTCGTTCGAGAAGGTGCTCGGCAGAACACCAGCTTTCCGCTGACACGCTCCATGCGCGGACTGAAGACCGGCATTCTCGGTCTCGGTCACATCGGGGCAGCTTTAGCCGCAAGACTGGAGCTTCTTGGCGGCGAAATCGGGTATCACGGCAGGCGCAGGAAGCCCCAGGTCTCGTACCGATATTTTGATGATCTCGAAAGAATGGCAGAGTGGTGCCATGTCCTGGCTGTAAGCTGTCCGGCGACAAAAGAGACCGAAAACCTGGTGGGCGTCGGCGTCCTACGGGCGCTCGGAGGAAGCGGCATTCTGATCAATATTGCGCGGGGTTCGGTGGTCGAGGAACAAGCGCTGGTCTCCGCTCTTGGAGACTTCTTAATTGGTGGAGCAGGTCTGGATGTATTTGCCAATGAACCGCACGTGCCTGATCTTCTTGCGGAGCACCCTCGCGTCATTACCCTGCCCCACATCGGCAGTGCCACCATTGAAACGCGTCATGCTATGGGACAAGCAATGATCGGCGCTTTGCGTAGCCACTTCAGGCCAAGCTAG
- a CDS encoding IS701 family transposase produces the protein MDRQEGIETSESRFAAYVETLASALGHADRVAPLKTYCTGLLLPGERKSVEPMAARIEPGRVQAAHQSLHHFVAKADWSDDAVLAVVRAEVLPALERQAPIRAWIVDDTGFAKKGKHSVGVARQYCGQLGKQDNCQIAVSLSVATDQASLPVAYQLYLPESWANDPDRRKKAGVPEDVVFRTKPEIALTQIRAALDNDISPGVVLADAGYGNDTAFRTGLTEMGLTYVAGVQSSIRLWSPGTGPLPPKPWSGHGRPPSRVRRQAGHTPVSAKELAQALPEDAWRQITWREGSKAPLTSRFATVLVRPAHRDYWRSEPRAKEWLLIEWPDGEVEPAKYWLSTLPEDTRLATLVDQAKLRWRIERDYQELKQEIGLGHYEGRGWRGFHHHATLAIAAYGFLVSERSLIPPSAPRSAPLLKAPALPEDYRPRGAAAAPRTPRHQLHRHHQD, from the coding sequence ATGGATCGCCAGGAGGGAATCGAAACGAGTGAATCGCGTTTTGCAGCCTATGTCGAGACGCTCGCCTCGGCATTGGGTCATGCTGACCGGGTGGCGCCGCTGAAGACCTATTGCACGGGGCTGCTTTTGCCCGGTGAGCGCAAGAGCGTCGAGCCGATGGCGGCCCGAATTGAGCCGGGACGTGTGCAGGCGGCGCACCAGTCGCTGCATCATTTCGTGGCGAAAGCGGACTGGTCGGACGATGCCGTGCTCGCCGTGGTGCGGGCTGAAGTGCTGCCGGCGCTGGAGCGTCAGGCGCCGATCCGCGCCTGGATCGTTGACGACACCGGCTTTGCCAAGAAAGGGAAGCATTCGGTGGGGGTGGCGCGGCAGTATTGCGGCCAGCTCGGCAAGCAGGACAACTGCCAGATCGCCGTCAGTCTGTCGGTTGCCACCGACCAGGCGAGCCTGCCGGTCGCCTATCAACTGTATCTGCCGGAAAGCTGGGCCAACGATCCCGATCGGCGGAAAAAGGCGGGCGTGCCGGAGGACGTTGTCTTCCGCACCAAGCCCGAAATTGCGCTCACCCAAATCCGGGCGGCGCTGGATAACGACATATCGCCGGGCGTCGTGCTGGCCGATGCCGGTTACGGCAACGACACCGCTTTCCGCACCGGCTTGACGGAGATGGGCTTGACCTATGTCGCCGGAGTCCAGTCCTCGATCCGCTTGTGGTCGCCGGGCACTGGGCCGCTGCCGCCCAAGCCGTGGAGCGGCCACGGCCGCCCACCTTCACGCGTCCGGCGCCAGGCCGGGCACACGCCCGTTTCGGCCAAGGAGCTGGCGCAAGCCCTGCCCGAGGATGCCTGGCGTCAGATCACCTGGCGCGAGGGCTCCAAGGCGCCGCTTACCTCACGCTTTGCCACCGTCCTGGTCCGCCCAGCCCATCGCGACTACTGGCGCTCTGAGCCGCGCGCCAAGGAATGGCTTCTGATCGAGTGGCCGGACGGCGAGGTCGAGCCGGCCAAGTACTGGCTGTCGACCTTGCCGGAAGATACCAGGCTCGCCACTCTCGTCGATCAGGCCAAGCTGCGATGGCGGATTGAACGGGATTATCAGGAACTCAAGCAGGAGATCGGTCTTGGCCATTATGAGGGCCGAGGTTGGCGCGGCTTCCATCACCACGCCACGCTCGCCATCGCCGCTTACGGATTCCTGGTCTCCGAACGGAGTCTGATTCCCCCCTCAGCCCCACGCTCAGCGCCGCTCCTCAAGGCACCTGCGCTACCCGAAGATTATCGACCCCGCGGTGCCGCCGCTGCGCCCCGAACGCCACGTCACCAACTCCATCGCCACCATCAGGATTAG
- a CDS encoding CBS domain-containing protein yields MAGEDSGVRNLDEVIEVLLASGDGEGLSRLFKPLPASDALRELLRLSPRERNSVLTLLPSSEAARLIEEAPNEMAVELTERLDASKAAEILEELDSDIQADVIGELDLEDTNAILAEMDVEEAADVRQLARYDDDTAGGLMVSEAFTFLQSDTVGAVLRRFVSEDEDFERYRGQHPYVVDHEGRPVGVVSLRSL; encoded by the coding sequence ATGGCCGGAGAAGATAGTGGCGTGCGAAATCTCGATGAGGTCATCGAAGTGCTCCTGGCCAGCGGCGACGGCGAAGGCCTTTCCAGGCTTTTCAAGCCGCTACCCGCCAGCGATGCCTTACGCGAACTGCTGCGTCTTTCGCCCAGAGAGCGCAATTCCGTCCTCACCCTCCTTCCATCGAGCGAAGCCGCCAGGTTGATTGAGGAGGCCCCAAACGAAATGGCGGTCGAGCTCACAGAACGGCTCGACGCCAGCAAAGCCGCCGAGATACTCGAAGAGCTGGATTCGGATATCCAGGCGGACGTTATTGGGGAACTGGACCTGGAAGATACGAACGCCATCCTCGCTGAAATGGATGTGGAGGAGGCCGCGGACGTCCGTCAACTTGCTAGATACGACGACGACACCGCTGGCGGTCTCATGGTCTCAGAGGCCTTCACGTTTCTTCAGTCTGACACGGTCGGGGCGGTACTGCGCCGGTTCGTGAGCGAGGACGAGGATTTTGAGCGGTACCGCGGACAGCATCCTTACGTCGTGGATCATGAAGGACGGCCCGTCGGAGTCGTTTCGCTGCGAAGCCTGTGA